The genomic segment GTAGAGATAGTCGGCGTAATGCGTAGTAAATTTCGGATCATATCGGTCGCAGGGCCCGGCGTAATACTCCTCTGGACTATCGGGGTCGTATGAATAGCTGAGCGCCACGTAATTCTCCTTGAACGCCTCCGAGTAGAGGTCTATGATCCTGATGAGGGCCTCCCTCCTTGCTTCGACTGACTCATACCGATATCCCGAATGCCATTCACCCCACAGACCGAAACCGCGCAGGTCAACCAGCGTGACCCTCCTTTCGCCTGAGAAATGCCTGGAGACGGCCTTGAGGAACGCCTCGAGCCGTTCCAGGTAAAACGGATCGCGGGCGTCGACGACCACATATGGGATTCCGCTCCAGCGGCGGATCTGCTTTTTATCGGGCGGCAGTCGATCCAACACGTAATCGGGTATCCCCTTGCCGCTGGGTGGATCTGAGTTAGTCCACCACAGCAGCGATTCCGTGCTCATCCGCAACTGGATCTGCTTGCCCCGCTTGCGCCAGCAATCGTAGGCGTAATCGGCCTTGGAGAAATCGTACTCCCCTTCGCGCCTCTCGATATCCGCCCAGGAGAACATGATCGCGACGTTGTCCACGTCGGGAAAATCCTCATCCGGGAGCGTCACGAGCGTGGAGCTGCCGTTGGGACGTTGATCCAGCGGGTAGTTCTCGTAGACGATCCACCCCATGTCGGGATTATGCAGCACCGCCTGGGTGTCCTCCTTAAGGGTGATGGTCACGATCGGCACCTCGGTCACCTCCTTTAAGCAGATTAGCGACATGCAGATGATGAAACCCACATCCACATGTGGCCCATCCGCCTCCCGTACCGCCTTCCGCACAGCGCCGATGAGATCACGCCACATCTCGAAACCTTTTCGTTCCTGCCACCTTTCCCAGCTATCCAGGCCCGATCGTCGGAAATCCTCCCGACAGCGCTTACATCTGCGACTGTCCGTCGGCCCACGCCAGGTCCATAGCTCGATGTCCAGCGTCAGGAAATCGGGTTTTATCTGAGCGCACTCCTTCGCCAGCCGCTGGATCTCCTCCCGGTAAAAGCGACCTCGATAGGAGGGACAAAGTCGATCACCGTGGGAGCCGTCCTCGAACTGACAGTAGATCTCCGCCTCGTCCTTCCGTCGATACAGCAATCGGTGAAACGGCGAATCTATGCCGACGATGAGGAATCCCTGCCCTCGCGCCTCCTCCAGCAGCCTCCATTCGGGCGTATCGGTTCCTTTAGGTATCCAGCGGGTGAAGAGCGGGAAGCCGTTCAGGCCGAGATGTCGCCATACCCGAAGCACATCGGGCCATCCCGTCGAATCCCTCGAGCCCCACCAGCCCAGGGAGATGAGGATATGTTTCAGACGAGGAGCGGGCGGCACATGTGTCACCCGGATCGGAACGGAGAGCGTAGGACTACGCCAATCGCCGTGGGCCCATCCATAACGCAGCGTTCCCTCCTGTCCGTCGTGCCACGTCGGCGCCCGAAGGTATAAACGTCCCCAGGTTTTATCGCTGGAAGAAACGGAGGCGGTGAATGCGTAGCGGCGATAGCCGTCCGCCAGACTTTGAGGTCGCACCTCGCTCAAATCCACCCCGCCGATATGACCTCCCGCCAGCTCGACTCCTTCGGGCAGATCAAACGTCAGGCGCACCTCACGAGGCCCCTGTAGGCTCTCGGGAACGACTATCCCCAACGGCACCGGTGCGGGCAGATTGGAGATGAACAGAAGGGTTGGCTTATGGAAGTAAGGCTGCGGATGCGATACGGTAAAGCCGCTAGGGGAGCCGAGATGCGTCGCGGTGGCCGATTTATCCGTGCTCGTGCCGAACACGAAGAGCTCATCCGAACATGTCAAGCCCGTGCCGTAGAACCGCAATCCCACCCACCGTCCGTGTACGTTCAGGCCGGTGAAGCGCAGGCAATGTACCCATGCCTCTCCCCTTTCCTCGGGCACGCCGAAACGGATGAAGTCGCCCTCACGCCATCGCGAGAACTCTGCCACCTTGACGAATCTCTCCCCGTCCTCGCTCACGAAGGCCTCCACCCAGCCGGGGAAACTGATCCCGTGCTGCGGCGAACCGCCTAAGAAGCGGATGGCGATCTCCTCGATCGCTGCCATCCCACCCAGATCCACCGCTAAATTGACCCTTCCGGCGTAACTCCACCCGACGGCCAGCGGCTCAAACCACATATGTCTATCCTCGCGTTGTGTCAGACGTCCATCGGTCAGATCGGCCGAGTCGGTATCTCCCTGTCGGGTGAGGTAATAGTTAGGCGTAGGAGAGAAGACGACGGGTCGTCCCGCCGCCAGGTTAATACGGCCCTTCAAAGGCGGCAACTCATCCGCCCCGCCGATACCTGCCAGCCCCATCAACCCCAGCATCAGCCCAAGAGCCTGTAAGCTCCTCACGGCTTCACCTCACATATTCAATCGAACAACCCCTCAGTTTTCATCACCTCCAGCGCTTCGCCCATCACCTCCACCGCCTCGTCGATATCGGCCTCCGTATGCGAGTAGTTCGGGTAACACACCGTATAGATGATGACGCCCCGTTTCAGCACCTCGGCGTTGAACCGTAGGAAGAGATCGCCGTTGCGTCCGGCGTCGGGATGTTCGAACACCAGTTGTCCTGTGGGCGGCAGTCCCCGGAAGCCTACCGGTACCCCCAGACGTCGGCAACGTTCGTTGAATCCTTCGTGAAGCTGTCTGCCGCGTTTCCAAAAGGTTCCTATCACGTCTTCCCTCTCATACACGTCCAACACGGCCCGAGCTGCCGCCAATCCGAGCGTATCGCCTCCGAAGGTGGAGGATATCACGACCTCCTTCACACGCTCCATAACCTCAGCCCGTCCCACATAGCAGGAGAGCGGAACGCCGTTGGCGATCCCCTTTGAAAACACCGCCAGATCGGGTGTGACGCCGAAATACTCCTGCGCCCCGCCCACGCTCAGGCGAAATCCCGTCACTATCTCGTCGAAGATCAGGAGGGCACCGTATCGCTCCGTCAGCTCCCTCAGATCGGCCAGGAAGATGTGTCCCCTTTCGATATCGGCATAGTTACACGCCACGCTCACGGCGGCGATCCCCTTCGGGGAGGCTTTAAACGCCTCCACATAGGGCGTCGCATCGCCCCAGGGCAACGCCCGATAGGTGGACCGGATGGGTTCCGGCACTCCGGGGCGGGAGGTCGTATTGACCCAGCCGTGATATCCGCAGGTGAGGATCAGGTCGCGGCCCGTAAACGCTCGGGCCAGCCGGTGCGTGGCGGCCATCGCCTCGCCGCCCGTCTTGAGAAATCTCACCCGCTCGGCACAGGGGATAAGCTTGACCAGACGTTCGGCGACCTCCACCTCCAGCGGATGCGGATAGCTGAAGAGGACGCCGCTCTCCAATTGCCGACGGATAGCCTCGTCCACGGCCGGGAACCGATAGCCCAGCGTGACGGGTCCCAGGGCGTTTCGGAGATCGATATATTCGTTGCCGTCGAGATCCCACACACGACAACCTTCACCCCGGACGATGAAGCATGGCTCCACCCCGCGCAGTTTCTCCCGAGGCGCCTTGGAATGTGTCTGGGTCGCCATCGGGATAACCTTCACGGCTTGATCATACAGTTTCCAGGACTCCTCAACGCATCGACCTCCGGATGTTGAATTCATCGCTTACCACCTCCTTTCCCGGCGATCAAACCGGCTCGAAGAAGCATCAAACCATTCGGTTAATACCGGCCACTCAATCGCCATTCTCACCGTCGGCTTTGCCAGAAGGTATTTATCTCTCCACATTAAATCGCCTCCCGTTTCAAATATGTCTGAGCGATTCTCACGGTCAGACCTGACTTATAGGAGGGAGATCGGATCCACATCCACGATCAGATCCGTACCGGCCATCACCTTGGACGATACTCGGCTCATAATCTCCCTCAAAAAAAGCGTCATCCTCTCCCTCTCGATGGATTTGACCAGGAGATGCCATCTATATCTCCCTCTGATCCTCATTAGGGGGGCTGGGGCAGGGCCTATGATGTCGATCCCTCCGAACTCCTTATCTCTGAGCTCCCTCATCATCTCGGCCAATCTGTGGGCGACTTGTACGACGATCTCCTCATCCGACCCTCTTATCAATACGGATGCAGCCGCCGTGAAAGGGGGATACATCACTGTCTCCCTTGCGGCTATCTCCTCGGCGTAGAAGGACCTGTAATCGTGGCTTTTAGCGGCTATTATGCTATAGTGTTCAGGGTTATAGGTCTGGATTATCACCATGCCGCCCTTCTCGCTCCTTCCAGACCTACCTGCCACCTGTGTCAAGAGGTTAAACGCTCTCTCCCCGGCTCTGAAGTCCGGGAGGTTTAGGGCTAAATCGGCGTTTATAACACCCACGAGAGTTACGTTTGGGAAGTCCAGACCCTTAGCTATCATCTGTGTTCCCACCAACACATCGATCTCTCCCTTTCTAAACGCGTCCAGGATCCTGGCATGCGAGCCTTTGGATGAGACGGCATCTGAATCCATCCGTGCGACGCGAGCTTTCGGGAAGAATTTCCTCACTTCAGCTTCCACCTGCTGTGTGCCGATGCCGAAATGCCTGATATACATGCTCTTGCATCTGGGGCATCCTCTGGGAACGGGCCGCTCCAGACCGCAATGATGGCAGATCATCAGGTTTCTATCCCGATGATACGTTAGGGCGACGGAGCAGTTTTCGCACCTCTCCACATATCCGCATTCCCTGCAGAACACATATGTGGAGAACCCCCTCCTGTTGAGAAAGAGCATCACTTGATGGCCTTTTTTGAGCTCCTCGGCCATCCTACGTCTGAGTCTGAAGGAGAAGATGCTTCTGTTCCTTCTGCCCACCAGCTCATACCGCATATCGACGATTTCGATCGGCGGCAGGCTTATATCCATGACCCTCCTGGGCATCTCGATCAGCGTGTATCTTCCGGTGGAGGCCATGTAATACGATTCGAGAGATGGCGTCGCAGTCCCCATCACCACTGGACAGGAGACGATC from the Candidatus Poribacteria bacterium genome contains:
- a CDS encoding aminotransferase class III-fold pyridoxal phosphate-dependent enzyme, producing the protein MNSTSGGRCVEESWKLYDQAVKVIPMATQTHSKAPREKLRGVEPCFIVRGEGCRVWDLDGNEYIDLRNALGPVTLGYRFPAVDEAIRRQLESGVLFSYPHPLEVEVAERLVKLIPCAERVRFLKTGGEAMAATHRLARAFTGRDLILTCGYHGWVNTTSRPGVPEPIRSTYRALPWGDATPYVEAFKASPKGIAAVSVACNYADIERGHIFLADLRELTERYGALLIFDEIVTGFRLSVGGAQEYFGVTPDLAVFSKGIANGVPLSCYVGRAEVMERVKEVVISSTFGGDTLGLAAARAVLDVYEREDVIGTFWKRGRQLHEGFNERCRRLGVPVGFRGLPPTGQLVFEHPDAGRNGDLFLRFNAEVLKRGVIIYTVCYPNYSHTEADIDEAVEVMGEALEVMKTEGLFD
- a CDS encoding DUF4832 domain-containing protein produces the protein MRSLQALGLMLGLMGLAGIGGADELPPLKGRINLAAGRPVVFSPTPNYYLTRQGDTDSADLTDGRLTQREDRHMWFEPLAVGWSYAGRVNLAVDLGGMAAIEEIAIRFLGGSPQHGISFPGWVEAFVSEDGERFVKVAEFSRWREGDFIRFGVPEERGEAWVHCLRFTGLNVHGRWVGLRFYGTGLTCSDELFVFGTSTDKSATATHLGSPSGFTVSHPQPYFHKPTLLFISNLPAPVPLGIVVPESLQGPREVRLTFDLPEGVELAGGHIGGVDLSEVRPQSLADGYRRYAFTASVSSSDKTWGRLYLRAPTWHDGQEGTLRYGWAHGDWRSPTLSVPIRVTHVPPAPRLKHILISLGWWGSRDSTGWPDVLRVWRHLGLNGFPLFTRWIPKGTDTPEWRLLEEARGQGFLIVGIDSPFHRLLYRRKDEAEIYCQFEDGSHGDRLCPSYRGRFYREEIQRLAKECAQIKPDFLTLDIELWTWRGPTDSRRCKRCREDFRRSGLDSWERWQERKGFEMWRDLIGAVRKAVREADGPHVDVGFIICMSLICLKEVTEVPIVTITLKEDTQAVLHNPDMGWIVYENYPLDQRPNGSSTLVTLPDEDFPDVDNVAIMFSWADIERREGEYDFSKADYAYDCWRKRGKQIQLRMSTESLLWWTNSDPPSGKGIPDYVLDRLPPDKKQIRRWSGIPYVVVDARDPFYLERLEAFLKAVSRHFSGERRVTLVDLRGFGLWGEWHSGYRYESVEARREALIRIIDLYSEAFKENYVALSYSYDPDSPEEYYAGPCDRYDPKFTTHYADYLYYSAFDYALRKDNVTFRRDGVGGAVHSNERRLCEEAFRIWRKAPMVCEFVVGYRQAKQGGREHVTWFVEDALSLHPNYINLLGWQARDARDFLYERPDLIAYGLRNMGYRLLPTRVRYPGAIRNGEAFSLEMEWVNRGVGRALQRYELRVLLADADGRVIGTCRAGPMETDRWIKGKSYPVVKEIVFRDVPPGRYELRLTLVDPLDGRIIALPLVDRCDDGSYRLGTILVR